In Paenibacillus sp. FSL M7-0420, a single genomic region encodes these proteins:
- the fliD gene encoding flagellar filament capping protein FliD, with product MVTRVNGFSGMDIDSMVKSMMAAKRVPYDKLVQDKQLLEWKRDSYREINSKLYQFKSAKLTDKYGFNSALNANKAVITGNTTALKAEATAEANGAEMKVSIERLATRATVETLGVGSGKTSKTTLAELFNPGVTTLPPNDQEVLLSKEFAITINGESFKDNSGKPLFTGKTSIATMVSTINANTKANAIASYDEITGKLFIRSKTSGSEGKVELGAISSGESILELFKGVPAEKAIIETNSAKGAGFTGSTTLAKLAGAIEPFTGTDLDKEYKLSFKGINSGNTITFKGSDSIDNIISQLDAVDVTATFDMSKGKFSFVSGSGGSIELGTGENTLFNIFNGVQTYSSGLNSQVTINGTKLEKDSNNFTINGVSLTLLETSAPDKLTTINTQTDSSTAIETIKGFIEDYNSMIELLNNKTSEVKYRDFAPLTEEQKKDMKEADIKTWTEKAQSGLLKNDDILRSTVSSMRMLITGKLGDLSSIGITTGQYYENGKLYLNESKLKTAIAENPQKIIDLLQGPTSDAGSGLFDKLVKISETALERFSEKAGTDRYSASVTGTYKAENVIGRTLKGYNSRLDTMQKNLVTAENRYYKQFTAMETAMSKLQSQSSSLLSSLGLSSK from the coding sequence TTGGTTACTAGAGTCAATGGATTCTCAGGTATGGATATCGATAGTATGGTCAAGAGTATGATGGCTGCGAAGCGTGTTCCTTACGATAAGCTTGTACAAGATAAGCAATTACTAGAGTGGAAAAGGGACAGTTATCGCGAAATCAACAGTAAACTTTATCAATTTAAAAGTGCCAAACTCACCGATAAATATGGATTTAATAGTGCATTAAATGCTAACAAGGCAGTTATTACCGGTAATACAACTGCACTCAAAGCAGAGGCAACTGCTGAGGCTAATGGAGCGGAAATGAAAGTTAGTATTGAAAGATTGGCTACTCGGGCAACTGTGGAAACGCTTGGTGTGGGATCAGGGAAAACAAGCAAAACAACGCTTGCAGAACTTTTTAATCCGGGGGTGACAACGCTTCCTCCCAATGACCAAGAAGTACTGCTTAGTAAAGAGTTTGCCATAACAATTAATGGTGAAAGTTTCAAGGATAATAGCGGTAAACCTCTATTTACTGGGAAAACTAGTATTGCCACTATGGTATCAACTATCAATGCCAATACAAAGGCTAATGCCATTGCAAGCTATGATGAAATTACTGGTAAACTATTTATTCGTTCTAAAACGAGCGGATCGGAAGGCAAGGTTGAGCTAGGCGCAATTTCAAGCGGGGAGAGTATCTTGGAACTTTTCAAAGGTGTGCCCGCTGAAAAAGCAATTATAGAAACAAATAGTGCGAAGGGTGCGGGTTTTACAGGTAGCACAACTCTTGCTAAATTGGCTGGAGCTATTGAGCCTTTTACGGGCACTGATTTAGATAAAGAATATAAATTGTCCTTTAAAGGTATTAATAGTGGTAATACAATTACGTTTAAGGGTTCTGATTCAATAGATAATATTATAAGTCAATTAGATGCAGTTGATGTTACAGCGACCTTTGACATGAGCAAAGGGAAGTTTTCTTTTGTATCTGGATCGGGTGGGAGTATTGAGCTTGGAACAGGAGAAAACACATTATTTAATATCTTTAATGGAGTGCAGACATATTCTTCTGGATTGAACTCACAAGTAACAATTAATGGAACCAAGTTAGAGAAAGATTCGAATAACTTTACAATTAACGGGGTTTCATTAACTTTATTGGAAACTTCCGCACCTGATAAATTAACGACTATTAATACTCAGACTGATTCATCTACAGCAATTGAAACCATTAAAGGGTTTATAGAAGATTATAATAGTATGATTGAACTTTTGAATAACAAAACAAGTGAAGTGAAATATCGTGATTTTGCTCCTTTAACTGAAGAGCAGAAAAAGGATATGAAAGAAGCGGATATAAAGACTTGGACAGAGAAAGCGCAAAGCGGACTTTTGAAAAATGATGACATTTTAAGATCTACGGTATCTTCAATGAGAATGCTCATAACCGGGAAATTAGGGGATCTCAGTTCCATTGGTATTACGACAGGGCAATATTATGAGAACGGTAAATTGTACCTGAATGAATCTAAATTGAAAACAGCTATCGCTGAGAATCCACAGAAGATCATTGACTTACTTCAAGGACCTACTAGTGATGCCGGAAGTGGACTGTTCGACAAACTGGTGAAAATATCAGAGACTGCACTGGAAAGATTCTCTGAGAAAGCGGGAACTGATAGATACTCTGCAAGTGTTACAGGAACCTACAAGGCTGAGAATGTAATTGGTAGAACTTTGAAAGGATATAATAGCCGTCTCGATACTATGCAAAAAAATCTAGTTACTGCCGAGAATCGTTACTATAAACAATTTACTGCTATGGAAACAGCTATGAGCAAGTTACAATCCCAATCCTCCAGTCTGCTATCCAGCTTAGGATTATCATCAAAATAG
- a CDS encoding flagellar protein FlaG: MNVQFSLSASSITKGQSKSEVLLGNGATAQFPVNTSNVEVVPANNIKDARDLNIRERQGVNVSVAEEQLIRTIERAVKSLQGPQTTLEISIHEKTHDIMVKVLNKDTGELIREVPPEKTLDLVAKMMEIAGILVDEKI, encoded by the coding sequence ATGAATGTACAGTTCTCTCTTTCTGCCAGTTCTATTACTAAAGGACAAAGTAAGTCGGAAGTATTGTTGGGTAATGGGGCGACTGCACAGTTTCCGGTGAACACTTCAAACGTTGAAGTCGTTCCAGCCAATAATATTAAGGATGCCAGGGATCTTAATATTAGAGAGAGGCAAGGAGTGAACGTCTCTGTGGCTGAAGAACAACTAATAAGAACTATTGAGAGAGCAGTTAAATCTCTACAGGGGCCTCAGACTACATTGGAAATCAGCATCCATGAGAAAACACATGATATTATGGTCAAGGTATTAAATAAGGATACTGGGGAGCTTATCCGTGAGGTGCCGCCAGAGAAGACACTTGATCTTGTAGCTAAAATGATGGAAATTGCAGGAATATTAGTTGATGAGAAAATTTAG
- a CDS encoding class I SAM-dependent methyltransferase has protein sequence MSIYTRLEEAIILLSQGKAQENIESIIVQSLKDDERLFDYIVSTIDKLNQNKIEMCNYIAVWCYENQMHDYIIPFLQEALNQDPFDKVTLLNLSRILMDVGEYQLAYSYISKIKNKDNEVRVAAEELLKILNSNEILHLEQNDVQFTGERIVVNRLVKEQYSDVLEEHIKRYEMSCEYVKGKKVLDAACGAGYGSKMLVNAGADIVFGVDISEESLNSAKKDYDAPNLKFMCGDVNKLPFEDASFDIVVSYETIEHIENGSNWITESARLLKDDGLFLVSTPNRTVTNAGTFFNERPLNQHHQYEYTANEFVGELLKKYDIVKLYGQTFIKDQETYYTSIMRQIRQMDTQITPASINLLESEKHALIPFGEVKDMQPMYIVALCRKK, from the coding sequence ATGAGCATATATACTCGCCTTGAAGAAGCGATTATTTTGTTGAGTCAAGGAAAGGCGCAAGAAAATATCGAGAGTATCATCGTTCAATCCTTGAAAGATGATGAGAGGCTATTCGATTATATTGTTTCAACAATTGATAAGTTGAATCAAAATAAAATTGAAATGTGTAATTATATAGCTGTTTGGTGTTATGAAAATCAAATGCATGATTATATAATTCCTTTTTTGCAAGAAGCTTTAAATCAAGATCCGTTTGACAAAGTAACTCTTCTTAATTTAAGTCGTATATTAATGGATGTTGGCGAATATCAACTGGCGTATTCTTACATTTCTAAAATCAAGAATAAAGATAATGAAGTTAGAGTAGCAGCAGAAGAATTATTAAAAATTTTAAACAGCAATGAAATACTTCACTTAGAGCAAAACGATGTTCAATTCACAGGTGAAAGAATTGTTGTTAATCGATTAGTAAAAGAGCAATATTCTGATGTACTTGAAGAACATATTAAAAGGTATGAAATGTCATGTGAATATGTTAAAGGTAAAAAAGTCTTGGATGCTGCATGTGGAGCAGGCTATGGATCAAAAATGTTAGTTAATGCAGGAGCTGATATAGTTTTCGGGGTAGATATTTCTGAAGAAAGTTTAAATAGCGCAAAAAAGGATTATGATGCACCTAATCTTAAATTTATGTGCGGTGATGTAAATAAGCTGCCTTTTGAAGATGCTAGCTTTGATATTGTCGTATCCTATGAGACCATTGAACATATTGAGAACGGATCAAATTGGATAACTGAATCAGCTAGACTCTTAAAAGATGATGGACTCTTTCTCGTCTCGACTCCTAATAGAACAGTAACAAATGCGGGGACATTTTTTAACGAAAGGCCACTTAACCAGCATCATCAATATGAGTATACTGCAAATGAGTTTGTTGGTGAGTTGCTGAAAAAATATGACATAGTAAAATTATATGGACAAACCTTTATTAAGGATCAAGAAACTTATTACACTAGTATAATGAGACAAATTCGGCAGATGGATACGCAAATTACTCCTGCTTCAATTAATTTATTGGAATCTGAAAAACATGCGCTTATCCCTTTCGGAGAGGTGAAAGATATGCAGCCAATGTATATAGTCGCATTATGTAGAAAAAAGTAA
- a CDS encoding glycosyltransferase, which translates to MKTSIIVLTYNQLDYTKMCIESIRKYTTAGSYEIIVVDNGSTDGTRGWIESQKDLRFLFNEVNFGFPYGCNQGIDLAIGENILFLNNDTIVTQKWLDNMLFCLMSSDEYGAVSCVTNNISYGQAIPTNYKTIEEMHHFAYSYNKQNLKLWEERLKLVGFCLLVKASVIKKIGKMDEIFSPGNFEDDDYSLRIRKAGYRLILCKDTFIHHFGSVSFKQTTDFNHVLFNNMNKYQKKWGFNPISAQNIRFDIIEMMDLSEKEELNILEVGCGCGGTLLKVKNENNRCNVYGVELNAAAAEVASLVAKVDIFDSKLRYPNNFFDYIILTNCFDFNVGEVIPQFMNSLKPSGCLLADFKNMMYYDVIKKILNGSWTAKDGSYSLIEINRLLKQSGFDALKIQGIKSDVDQSAEWFIDKVISITGIENKNELCTTHYLVSAVKSELFEIVKSIKVEKDDQEELINKLSTYSVENIIKNISFAFYNDEEVRLLTFLGVIHFEHGLHEKVLPFFERAYSIEKYNKEVIYNLSYYYLFFGEKDKFQSHMVYLKNLDNQLHDELSRISNEFIS; encoded by the coding sequence ATGAAAACTAGTATCATAGTACTAACTTATAATCAACTTGACTATACAAAAATGTGTATTGAAAGTATACGTAAATATACTACCGCCGGTTCATATGAAATAATTGTTGTAGATAATGGTTCAACCGATGGAACAAGGGGATGGATTGAATCTCAAAAAGATCTTAGATTTTTATTTAACGAAGTCAATTTCGGTTTCCCATATGGTTGCAATCAAGGTATTGATCTTGCAATAGGAGAAAATATTTTATTCTTGAACAATGATACCATAGTCACACAAAAATGGTTAGATAATATGCTGTTCTGCTTAATGAGTAGTGATGAGTATGGAGCTGTTAGTTGTGTGACAAATAATATTTCTTATGGACAGGCGATACCTACCAATTATAAAACAATAGAGGAAATGCACCATTTTGCTTATTCATACAATAAGCAAAATCTAAAACTATGGGAAGAACGTTTAAAACTTGTAGGATTTTGCCTGCTAGTCAAAGCTAGTGTAATAAAAAAGATAGGGAAAATGGATGAGATATTCTCACCAGGGAATTTCGAGGATGACGATTACTCGCTGAGAATTAGAAAAGCCGGATACCGTCTGATTTTATGTAAGGACACTTTTATTCATCATTTTGGAAGTGTATCTTTTAAACAGACAACTGATTTCAATCATGTTTTATTTAATAACATGAATAAATATCAAAAAAAATGGGGATTCAATCCCATTTCCGCTCAAAATATTCGTTTCGATATTATTGAGATGATGGACTTATCAGAAAAAGAAGAATTAAATATCCTAGAAGTAGGCTGCGGGTGTGGCGGTACACTTCTAAAAGTAAAGAACGAAAACAATAGGTGTAATGTATATGGGGTTGAACTAAATGCTGCGGCTGCAGAAGTAGCTTCTTTAGTCGCTAAAGTAGATATTTTTGACTCGAAATTAAGATATCCCAACAATTTTTTTGATTATATTATTTTAACCAATTGTTTTGATTTTAATGTGGGGGAAGTTATTCCGCAATTTATGAATTCTTTAAAACCTTCAGGATGCCTTTTAGCAGATTTTAAGAATATGATGTACTATGATGTGATTAAAAAAATATTAAATGGCTCTTGGACAGCTAAAGACGGATCATATTCTCTCATAGAAATTAATAGACTTCTTAAACAAAGTGGGTTTGATGCCTTGAAAATTCAAGGCATTAAATCAGATGTTGATCAAAGTGCTGAATGGTTTATTGATAAAGTTATATCTATAACAGGTATTGAAAACAAAAATGAATTATGTACTACTCATTATTTAGTTAGTGCTGTTAAAAGTGAGCTTTTTGAAATAGTAAAATCTATCAAAGTGGAAAAAGACGATCAAGAGGAGTTAATAAATAAATTATCGACTTATTCTGTGGAAAATATTATAAAAAATATTTCTTTTGCTTTTTATAATGATGAAGAGGTAAGACTCTTGACTTTTTTAGGAGTCATACATTTTGAACATGGCTTGCATGAGAAAGTACTTCCCTTTTTTGAAAGGGCATATTCAATAGAAAAATATAATAAAGAGGTAATTTATAATTTATCATATTATTATCTGTTTTTTGGTGAGAAAGATAAATTTCAAAGTCATATGGTATATTTAAAAAATCTTGACAACCAATTACATGATGAATTATCCAGAATATCTAATGAATTTATATCTTGA
- a CDS encoding glycosyltransferase, producing MKISLCVICKNEERNIKRCLEGVSAVVDEMIVVDTGSTDNTIEVAKESGADVYVYVWDNNFSNAKNYALEQAKNEWIIFLDADEYVLPNQAYMIPSIIKEIEQCDRTTDGFMLKHISIDEESELIIETNRLLRVFRKSTLRYQGAIHESVFKLNGKMNFADATESDVAVYHTGYTASNMVEKAERNLKLLLHDVESNNTNVMTSLYLSDCYMGLGKFEKSVEYAIEFLDKNTQVYGFNAKPYLNIIRSLIITNTAEGKTRQWINKALNLFPGHPDFVWLNGLQYLAEKKYSVALEIFFDAISLSKEYNGFEAVTITRVMSEIYNHMASIYVFKNDKINAFDYYVKALKENKYMEKAFEGIITIVSEYSFEEIIPLINSLYDDSEKDILFLVNNLSGLRKGKLLIYYANIWRTKYNHRGIIDFYTLYLNGKYEESFKMLCASVRENKIDKITQVYIVVSALLSMREAIVHLAWSKVDTSFKRILEVYLGRRDRLLVEDVDSLVDLFSELVRICDDAQLKELFNIKGYIPIDMSIKIALMLMNQKKYELALEYFDGKSSPLEGAAMFQFGVCLFRLGKYSEALETFKATINSGFSEQQVIEYLNWSLSSRQQSMGGTNEN from the coding sequence ATGAAGATTTCATTGTGTGTCATTTGCAAAAATGAAGAGCGGAATATCAAAAGGTGTTTGGAAGGAGTTAGCGCTGTTGTTGATGAAATGATAGTTGTTGATACTGGGTCAACAGATAATACCATAGAGGTGGCTAAAGAAAGCGGAGCGGACGTTTATGTGTACGTATGGGATAATAATTTCTCAAATGCTAAAAATTATGCATTAGAACAAGCAAAGAACGAATGGATCATATTCCTAGATGCAGATGAGTATGTATTACCAAACCAAGCATATATGATTCCTTCTATTATTAAAGAGATTGAACAGTGTGATCGGACCACTGATGGTTTCATGTTAAAACATATTAGTATTGATGAAGAGAGCGAGTTAATTATTGAAACTAATCGCTTACTACGGGTTTTTAGAAAATCAACTTTGCGGTATCAAGGGGCGATACATGAGTCGGTATTCAAATTAAATGGGAAAATGAATTTTGCAGATGCTACTGAAAGTGATGTGGCTGTTTACCATACCGGGTATACTGCGAGTAATATGGTAGAAAAGGCTGAAAGAAACCTTAAGCTTTTATTACATGATGTGGAGAGCAACAATACCAATGTTATGACATCTTTATATTTATCGGATTGTTATATGGGGTTGGGCAAATTTGAAAAGTCAGTTGAGTACGCAATTGAATTCCTTGATAAAAATACGCAGGTATATGGATTTAATGCAAAACCTTACCTAAATATAATACGTTCTTTAATCATAACGAATACTGCAGAAGGAAAGACAAGACAATGGATTAATAAAGCTCTAAATCTATTTCCGGGACACCCTGATTTTGTTTGGTTAAATGGATTACAATACTTGGCAGAAAAGAAGTATTCAGTTGCATTGGAAATATTTTTTGATGCCATCTCACTTAGTAAAGAATATAACGGATTTGAAGCTGTGACAATAACCCGTGTGATGAGTGAAATATATAATCATATGGCTTCCATATATGTGTTTAAAAACGATAAGATTAATGCATTCGATTATTATGTGAAAGCATTAAAAGAGAATAAATATATGGAAAAAGCATTTGAAGGTATAATTACAATTGTTTCCGAGTATTCCTTCGAAGAAATAATTCCTCTAATAAACAGTCTTTATGATGACAGTGAAAAGGATATTTTATTCCTTGTTAACAATCTTTCGGGATTAAGAAAGGGGAAACTATTAATCTACTACGCTAATATTTGGCGTACAAAGTACAATCATAGAGGTATTATTGATTTTTATACATTATATCTGAACGGAAAATACGAAGAATCATTTAAAATGCTTTGTGCATCTGTGAGAGAAAATAAAATCGACAAGATCACCCAAGTATATATTGTCGTGTCAGCATTGTTAAGTATGCGTGAGGCCATTGTTCATTTGGCTTGGTCCAAGGTTGATACATCTTTCAAAAGAATACTTGAGGTATATTTAGGAAGAAGAGACAGGCTACTTGTGGAAGATGTTGATAGCTTAGTGGATCTGTTTTCTGAATTGGTAAGAATATGCGATGATGCTCAACTTAAAGAATTATTCAATATTAAGGGTTATATCCCCATAGATATGTCTATTAAGATTGCTCTGATGTTAATGAATCAAAAAAAGTATGAATTGGCTCTCGAATACTTTGATGGTAAGTCATCTCCATTAGAAGGAGCAGCAATGTTCCAATTTGGTGTATGTTTATTCAGGCTAGGAAAGTATTCAGAAGCCTTAGAGACTTTTAAAGCGACAATAAATAGCGGATTTTCAGAACAACAAGTAATTGAATATTTGAATTGGTCACTTAGTTCAAGGCAGCAAAGTATGGGGGGAACCAATGAAAACTAG
- a CDS encoding flagellin N-terminal helical domain-containing protein → MIINHNIAALNTHRQLSANTANTNKNIEKLSSGLRINRAGDDAAGLAISEKMRGQIRGLDQASRNSQDGISLIQTAEGALNETHSILQRMRELSVQSANDTNTSSDRGELQKEMDQLTKEIDRISQTTQFNTKNLLDGSMGDGVATATNNVSSNLSLAAAATATTTLVGLNDKNSNTLGIAATDTIEVSYVKNGTTTITSLTAFATTTVADVATLLGADGTASYSTTAGVQVTAGGAGYAGAVNGLTITVKDTNGVVRAGATNALSSFTQTTAAQNQRTDGQATFQIGANTNQNIQLSIENVSSSALGVKDIKIGNQGQANVAIKVIDSATQLVSTERSKLGAVQNRLEHTINNLGTASENLTAAESRVRDVDMAKEMMQQTKNNILAQAAQAMLAQANQQPQGVLQLLR, encoded by the coding sequence ATGATTATTAACCACAATATCGCGGCGTTGAACACTCACCGCCAACTGTCTGCTAACACAGCCAACACTAACAAAAATATCGAGAAACTGTCTTCCGGTCTTCGTATCAACCGTGCAGGTGACGACGCAGCAGGTCTGGCAATCTCCGAAAAAATGCGCGGCCAAATCCGCGGTTTGGATCAAGCTTCCCGTAACTCACAAGATGGTATCTCCTTGATTCAAACAGCAGAAGGCGCACTGAACGAAACTCACAGCATTCTGCAACGTATGCGTGAATTGTCCGTTCAATCCGCGAATGATACTAATACTTCGAGTGACCGTGGTGAGTTGCAGAAGGAAATGGATCAGTTAACTAAAGAAATCGATCGTATCAGCCAAACTACTCAGTTCAATACTAAGAACCTGCTTGATGGTTCGATGGGTGATGGCGTTGCAACTGCTACAAATAATGTTTCATCGAACCTTTCATTAGCTGCTGCTGCCACGGCTACTACAACATTAGTAGGTTTGAATGATAAGAATTCAAACACTCTTGGAATTGCAGCAACTGATACTATTGAAGTGTCTTATGTTAAAAACGGTACAACCACAATTACATCGCTGACTGCTTTTGCTACTACTACAGTTGCTGATGTTGCCACACTGCTAGGGGCCGATGGAACTGCTTCATACAGCACTACTGCTGGTGTTCAGGTTACAGCTGGCGGCGCTGGTTATGCTGGGGCGGTAAATGGTTTAACTATTACAGTTAAAGACACAAACGGAGTAGTTCGTGCTGGAGCAACTAATGCATTATCCAGCTTTACACAAACAACAGCCGCTCAGAATCAACGCACGGATGGCCAAGCTACATTCCAGATCGGTGCTAATACAAATCAAAATATTCAGCTAAGCATCGAAAATGTTAGTTCCTCTGCACTTGGTGTTAAAGATATTAAGATTGGTAACCAAGGACAAGCAAATGTTGCTATTAAAGTAATTGATTCGGCTACTCAATTAGTGTCAACTGAACGTTCTAAACTTGGTGCCGTTCAGAACCGTCTAGAACACACTATTAATAACTTGGGTACTGCTTCTGAGAACCTGACTGCTGCTGAATCCCGCGTGCGTGATGTAGATATGGCGAAAGAAATGATGCAACAGACTAAGAATAATATTCTTGCTCAAGCTGCACAAGCAATGTTGGCTCAAGCAAATCAACAGCCACAAGGCGTTCTTCAACTTCTGAGATAA
- the csrA gene encoding carbon storage regulator CsrA: MLVLSRKKGETIVIQDQIELTILSVDGDTVKVGISAPKHVDIFRKEVYLSIQQSNKESVAPQQSDLNALIHRLRGPQRNE, from the coding sequence ATGCTCGTACTGTCCCGCAAGAAAGGTGAGACCATTGTCATTCAAGATCAGATTGAATTGACGATCTTAAGTGTGGATGGTGATACTGTAAAGGTTGGCATCTCTGCCCCCAAGCATGTCGATATTTTCCGTAAAGAAGTCTATCTTTCCATTCAGCAATCCAACAAGGAGTCTGTAGCCCCACAACAGTCTGATTTAAATGCACTGATTCATCGGCTTCGTGGGCCACAGAGAAATGAATAA
- the fliW gene encoding flagellar assembly protein FliW: MIIQTYTMGKLEVNENQIYHFSKGIPGFDDEVDFALIAMPDGPFWVLQSVHEQGLSFLLSDPFVFYPSYEFELPDDEAEELAIESEVLVRCILTLKEDVEASTINLLAPIVLNPIGLTGKQIVLHQAPYHTKHSLVQEQTTIDGKDGG; this comes from the coding sequence ATGATTATACAAACATATACAATGGGCAAACTTGAAGTAAATGAGAATCAGATTTATCATTTTTCAAAGGGCATTCCAGGTTTTGATGATGAAGTTGATTTTGCCTTGATCGCTATGCCTGATGGCCCGTTTTGGGTGCTACAGTCTGTACATGAGCAAGGACTTTCATTTCTACTAAGTGATCCATTCGTATTTTACCCATCCTATGAATTTGAACTTCCTGATGATGAAGCAGAGGAGCTTGCAATTGAATCAGAAGTGCTTGTTCGCTGTATTCTTACTCTGAAGGAAGATGTAGAAGCTTCTACGATTAATCTCTTAGCCCCGATTGTTCTGAATCCCATTGGTCTGACAGGTAAACAAATTGTTCTCCATCAGGCCCCCTATCACACGAAGCATAGCTTGGTACAAGAGCAGACAACAATAGATGGAAAGGATGGTGGATAA
- a CDS encoding DUF6470 family protein, which yields MQSVLLIRQKPAILGIDADLGAFSITQPKAEVTITTTPGELKVQSTRPELTIDQTRARAAYNGGSVLDMNRRIYSGIQQLYLQAIARRVEQGTRMAEFFKPGNSIAEIYGTDTEPSSFPEPCGPASYDNVDIHFETRAPEVSFKAAQVDIHVERHRPETEYTRGKLNIYMQQYASIQFIPPELNVQM from the coding sequence GTGCAATCTGTTCTGCTAATTCGACAGAAGCCTGCGATTCTTGGGATTGATGCTGACTTAGGAGCCTTTTCTATAACTCAGCCCAAAGCAGAGGTTACTATTACAACTACACCTGGGGAACTGAAGGTTCAATCTACTCGGCCGGAGCTGACGATTGATCAGACCCGGGCACGCGCCGCGTATAATGGGGGCAGTGTTCTGGATATGAACCGTAGAATCTATTCGGGAATTCAGCAGCTTTATCTTCAGGCCATTGCCCGCAGAGTGGAGCAGGGAACGCGAATGGCTGAATTTTTCAAGCCCGGTAACAGCATTGCTGAGATTTACGGAACAGATACCGAGCCGAGTTCCTTTCCTGAGCCTTGTGGCCCAGCGTCCTATGACAATGTGGACATTCATTTTGAGACGAGAGCTCCTGAAGTTAGCTTTAAGGCAGCACAGGTAGATATTCATGTGGAAAGACACCGGCCAGAGACAGAATATACTCGCGGGAAGTTAAATATCTATATGCAGCAATATGCTTCGATTCAATTCATTCCACCAGAATTGAATGTTCAAATGTAA
- the flgL gene encoding flagellar hook-associated protein FlgL produces MIRVTSNMMSSQLLLNLNRNARTMNDTQLQLASGRKINKPSDDPVGITYSLRYRAELSSNEQYTKNVDSALSWLDYNDTVLGQAGDVVQRLRELSVKASTGSNPQSALDSINEEVMQLKEQLVDIANSKLNGKYIFNGEQYTAKPYDFAKGADGTYDTTKAITTDPGQIQYIVGEGVQMPINMTGNDIFGQTGEADNLFSIINNLSSALKSGDLTGISSQIDKIDTRNDSILSARAEIGAKTNRVELMQDRLSDLNINLTDLQAKTEDADYEGLIMQSKIQENIYNASLSVGAKIISTTLVDFIR; encoded by the coding sequence ATGATCAGAGTCACCTCCAATATGATGAGCTCACAGCTGCTGCTTAACTTGAACCGCAATGCACGTACCATGAACGACACCCAGCTCCAGCTGGCCAGCGGCCGTAAGATCAACAAGCCCTCAGATGACCCGGTAGGTATCACCTATTCGCTGCGTTACCGTGCGGAGCTGTCCTCTAATGAGCAGTACACGAAGAACGTGGATAGTGCGCTGTCTTGGTTGGATTATAACGATACGGTGTTGGGTCAGGCGGGGGATGTTGTTCAACGTTTACGGGAGCTTTCTGTAAAAGCTTCAACGGGAAGCAACCCACAGTCCGCTTTGGATAGTATCAATGAAGAAGTGATGCAACTGAAAGAGCAACTAGTGGATATAGCCAACAGCAAGCTTAACGGAAAATATATATTTAATGGTGAGCAATATACTGCCAAGCCTTATGATTTTGCTAAGGGTGCTGATGGTACTTACGATACTACTAAAGCAATTACGACAGATCCCGGGCAAATTCAGTATATTGTAGGAGAAGGCGTACAAATGCCAATTAATATGACTGGAAATGATATTTTCGGTCAAACTGGAGAAGCGGATAATCTATTTTCGATTATTAACAATCTATCATCTGCACTTAAGTCAGGTGATCTGACAGGGATTTCTAGCCAGATTGATAAGATTGATACTCGTAATGATTCAATATTATCTGCACGCGCTGAGATTGGCGCAAAGACTAATCGTGTTGAATTAATGCAAGATCGCTTGAGTGATCTCAATATTAACCTTACTGATCTGCAGGCTAAGACAGAGGATGCTGATTACGAAGGACTAATTATGCAGTCGAAAATTCAAGAAAATATTTATAACGCATCTCTTTCTGTGGGGGCGAAGATTATCTCTACGACTCTAGTGGACTTCATTAGATAA